A DNA window from Takifugu rubripes unplaced genomic scaffold, fTakRub1.2, whole genome shotgun sequence contains the following coding sequences:
- the LOC115248109 gene encoding tripartite motif-containing protein 16-like isoform X1, with translation MSVPKKPGRKSSSAAEVPLPPYEPNVPEPTTRADLMKYWVPVSLDDRTAQKLLWISEGGAKVSRTSDAVCPYPNRPERYEHSPQVLCKQNLLGHRAYWEVDYDGWVVIGLVCQSAPRKAHEGPSGLGENDGSWGAGWSGSCYQAWHNGENVDIQLPQTSTIGVYVDQPAGMVKFLLVEGDGDKEVQLLHKFRVNVREKVFPGFWVGTNSFCLIRRKDQ, from the exons GAAGGAAGTCgagctcagcagctgaag TTCCTCTGCCGCCGTACGAGCCCAACGTCCCCGAACCGACGACGAGGGCCGACCTGATGAAGT ATTGGGTTCCCGTCTCCCTGGATGACAGAACTGCACAGAAGCTGCTGTGGATTTCAGAGGGCGGGGCCAAAGTGTCCCGGACCTCGGACGCCGTCTGTCCGTATCCCAACAGGCCGGAGCGATACGAGCACTCGCCACAG GTGCTCTGTAAGCAGAACCTGCTGGGACATCGCGCCTACTGGGAGGTGGATTACGACGGCTGGGTGGTGATCGGGTTGGTCTGTCAGAGCGCTCCTCGCAAGGCCCACGAGGGCCCCAGCGGCCTCGGAGAGAACGACGGCTCCTGGGGGGCCGGCTGGTCTGGGTCCTGCTATCAAGCGTGGCACAACGGTGAGAACGTGGACATCCAGCTCCCGCAGACATCCACCATCGGCGTGTACGTGGACCAGCCCGCCGGCATGGTCAAGTTCCTCCTGGTGGAGGGAGACGGTGACAAGGAGGTGCAGCTGCTCCACAAGTTCAGAGTCAACGTCAGGGAGAAGGTTTTCCCCGGATTCTGGGTCGGAACAAACTCCTTCTGCCTGATCCGGAGAAAGGACCAGTGA
- the LOC115248109 gene encoding tripartite motif-containing protein 16-like isoform X2, which produces MSVPKKPVPLPPYEPNVPEPTTRADLMKYWVPVSLDDRTAQKLLWISEGGAKVSRTSDAVCPYPNRPERYEHSPQVLCKQNLLGHRAYWEVDYDGWVVIGLVCQSAPRKAHEGPSGLGENDGSWGAGWSGSCYQAWHNGENVDIQLPQTSTIGVYVDQPAGMVKFLLVEGDGDKEVQLLHKFRVNVREKVFPGFWVGTNSFCLIRRKDQ; this is translated from the exons TTCCTCTGCCGCCGTACGAGCCCAACGTCCCCGAACCGACGACGAGGGCCGACCTGATGAAGT ATTGGGTTCCCGTCTCCCTGGATGACAGAACTGCACAGAAGCTGCTGTGGATTTCAGAGGGCGGGGCCAAAGTGTCCCGGACCTCGGACGCCGTCTGTCCGTATCCCAACAGGCCGGAGCGATACGAGCACTCGCCACAG GTGCTCTGTAAGCAGAACCTGCTGGGACATCGCGCCTACTGGGAGGTGGATTACGACGGCTGGGTGGTGATCGGGTTGGTCTGTCAGAGCGCTCCTCGCAAGGCCCACGAGGGCCCCAGCGGCCTCGGAGAGAACGACGGCTCCTGGGGGGCCGGCTGGTCTGGGTCCTGCTATCAAGCGTGGCACAACGGTGAGAACGTGGACATCCAGCTCCCGCAGACATCCACCATCGGCGTGTACGTGGACCAGCCCGCCGGCATGGTCAAGTTCCTCCTGGTGGAGGGAGACGGTGACAAGGAGGTGCAGCTGCTCCACAAGTTCAGAGTCAACGTCAGGGAGAAGGTTTTCCCCGGATTCTGGGTCGGAACAAACTCCTTCTGCCTGATCCGGAGAAAGGACCAGTGA